A genomic region of Microlunatus sagamiharensis contains the following coding sequences:
- a CDS encoding GtrA family protein codes for MRARPTSRQLVRFAVIGAASAAAYLLLYLLLRSFTGAQVANVVALVTTQVANTAVNRRLTFGLRGSKGALGHQLGGLAAFAFGLGLSAGALWLLHRMDPGAGRVAEVAVLVVAQGIATVVRFLTLHAMMARREPGAAPA; via the coding sequence GTGCGAGCCCGTCCGACTTCCCGACAGCTGGTCCGCTTCGCGGTGATCGGGGCGGCGAGCGCGGCGGCGTACCTGCTGCTCTACCTCCTGCTCCGGAGCTTCACCGGCGCGCAGGTCGCGAACGTCGTCGCCCTGGTCACGACGCAGGTCGCCAACACCGCGGTCAACCGGCGCCTGACCTTCGGGCTGCGCGGGTCCAAGGGCGCGCTCGGGCACCAGCTCGGCGGGCTGGCGGCCTTCGCGTTCGGGCTCGGGCTCTCCGCGGGAGCGCTCTGGCTGCTGCACCGCATGGACCCGGGTGCCGGTCGCGTCGCGGAGGTCGCGGTGCTCGTCGTCGCGCAGGGCATCGCCACCGTCGTCCGGTTCCTCACGCTGCACGCGATGATGGCGCGGCGCGAGCCCGGCGCCGCCCCCGCCTAG
- the ligD gene encoding non-homologous end-joining DNA ligase, translated as MATERVELDVDGRTVSISNPQRVYFSARGETKLDLAHYYLSVGDGIVNALRHRPCMLHRFPDGVDGEKVHQKRLPKGAPPWIETVRVHFPRYDRDADELCVDHVADVVWAVQMSTVEFHPWNSRRNDVESPDEWRIDLDPMPLATFADVQQTAGVVREVLAELGATGYPKTSGGKGMHVYVRITPDHGFADVRRAAWAFAREVERRSAGGVDTTWWRKDRDPGAIFVDYNQNARDHTIASAYSVRGTPEGLVSAPVTWDEVADVDPHDFTIATMPERFARLGDLHADIDDHPYAIDELLEWAERDEREGAAPAEA; from the coding sequence GTGGCCACCGAACGCGTGGAGCTCGACGTCGACGGCCGTACGGTCTCGATCAGCAACCCCCAGCGGGTCTACTTCTCCGCCCGCGGGGAGACCAAGCTCGACCTCGCGCACTACTACCTCTCGGTGGGCGATGGGATCGTCAACGCCCTGCGCCACCGGCCGTGCATGCTGCACCGCTTCCCCGACGGGGTCGACGGCGAGAAGGTCCACCAGAAGCGGCTGCCCAAGGGCGCTCCGCCGTGGATCGAGACGGTGCGCGTGCACTTCCCGCGCTACGACCGCGACGCCGACGAGCTCTGCGTCGACCACGTCGCCGACGTCGTGTGGGCGGTGCAGATGTCGACCGTCGAGTTCCACCCCTGGAACTCCCGCCGCAACGACGTCGAGTCGCCCGACGAGTGGCGCATCGACCTCGACCCGATGCCGCTGGCGACGTTCGCCGACGTGCAGCAGACGGCGGGTGTCGTACGGGAGGTGCTGGCCGAGCTGGGCGCGACCGGCTACCCCAAGACCTCCGGCGGCAAGGGGATGCACGTCTACGTGCGGATCACGCCCGACCACGGGTTCGCCGACGTGCGGCGCGCGGCCTGGGCGTTCGCGCGCGAGGTGGAGCGGCGCAGCGCGGGCGGGGTCGACACCACGTGGTGGCGCAAGGACCGCGACCCCGGCGCGATCTTCGTCGACTACAACCAGAACGCCCGCGACCACACGATCGCCAGCGCCTACTCCGTGCGCGGCACCCCGGAGGGCCTGGTGTCCGCCCCGGTCACCTGGGACGAGGTCGCCGACGTCGACCCGCACGACTTCACGATCGCGACGATGCCGGAGCGGTTCGCGAGGCTGGGCGACCTGCACGCCGACATCGACGACCACCCGTACGCGATCGACGAGCTGCTCGAGTGGGCGGAGCGCGACGAGCGCGAGGGCGCGGCGCCCGCCGAGGCCTGA
- a CDS encoding SDR family NAD(P)-dependent oxidoreductase, whose translation MTALTDVRAHRLQGHVVLVTGGARGQGASHAQRLAHEGATVWACDVLDADGAALAARFEGEDLDVRYRHLDVTSPDAWAAVVAEIEAAHGRLDGLVNNAGIIHVNPLEEETLEAWNSLLAVNVTGALLGLQACLPLLRRSGGAAVVNVASIFGAVGAPGYIAYCASKGALASLTKVAALELAGDGIRVNTLVPGGVSTPMNEHEKEGGVVPDTPLRRRAHVSELSAAVAFLLSSDASFVTGTELVVDGGFLAR comes from the coding sequence GTGACCGCCCTCACCGACGTCCGCGCCCACCGGCTCCAGGGCCACGTCGTCCTCGTCACCGGCGGTGCGCGCGGGCAGGGCGCCTCGCACGCCCAGCGGCTGGCCCACGAGGGCGCGACGGTCTGGGCCTGCGACGTGCTCGACGCCGACGGCGCCGCGCTGGCCGCCCGCTTCGAGGGTGAGGACCTCGACGTCCGCTACCGCCACCTCGACGTCACCAGCCCCGACGCGTGGGCCGCGGTCGTCGCCGAGATCGAGGCCGCGCACGGCCGGCTCGACGGCCTGGTCAACAACGCCGGGATCATCCACGTCAACCCGCTCGAGGAGGAGACGCTCGAGGCCTGGAACTCGCTGCTCGCCGTCAACGTGACCGGTGCGCTGCTCGGCCTCCAGGCGTGCCTGCCGCTGCTGCGCCGCAGCGGCGGCGCCGCCGTGGTCAACGTGGCGTCGATCTTCGGCGCGGTCGGGGCGCCCGGCTACATCGCCTACTGCGCCAGCAAGGGCGCGCTCGCGTCGCTGACCAAGGTCGCGGCGCTGGAGCTCGCGGGCGACGGGATCCGGGTGAACACCCTCGTCCCCGGCGGGGTCAGCACCCCGATGAACGAGCACGAGAAGGAGGGCGGGGTCGTCCCGGACACGCCCCTGCGCCGTCGCGCGCACGTCTCCGAGCTCTCCGCCGCCGTCGCCTTCCTGCTGTCCTCCGACGCCTCGTTCGTCACCGGGACCGAGCTCGTCGTCGACGGCGGGTTCCTGGCCCGCTGA
- a CDS encoding LysR family transcriptional regulator, whose protein sequence is MASGRPTLQQLVYFLAAVEHRSFAAAAHGLHIAQPSLSDQVRRLESTLGVTLFTRTNRQLQLTDAGRMLVPWAEKVLRDVEDLTAAVRDVRELAGGTVSFGTFSSAHLYLLPALTAEFGRLHPDVAIRVQGLNSSEVADAVRSGDLEAGLVQLPIDDRGLWVSRPLLTDTVVYVSADPERTAAPVDVEQLSRRRLILSEARWTQDDPLRRSLTERAQRAGVTLHASVEVEFQTAAVELAAYGVGDSLVSFLVTGWSGFPAALHWAHLDPVFEEHFAFVTRPGGSLSPATRAFMDLAEQHIRALQDRADVGRSA, encoded by the coding sequence GTGGCCTCCGGCCGCCCGACCCTGCAGCAGCTTGTCTACTTCCTCGCCGCCGTCGAGCACCGCTCGTTCGCGGCCGCGGCGCACGGGCTCCACATCGCCCAGCCGAGCCTGTCGGACCAGGTGCGACGCCTCGAGTCGACGCTCGGCGTCACGCTCTTCACCCGGACGAACCGCCAGCTCCAGCTCACCGACGCCGGCCGCATGCTCGTGCCGTGGGCCGAGAAGGTCCTGCGCGACGTCGAGGACCTCACCGCCGCGGTGCGCGACGTGCGCGAGCTGGCCGGCGGGACCGTCTCCTTCGGGACGTTCAGCAGCGCGCACCTCTACCTGCTGCCCGCGCTGACCGCCGAGTTCGGCCGGCTGCACCCCGACGTCGCGATCCGGGTGCAGGGTCTGAACTCCTCCGAGGTCGCCGACGCCGTACGGAGCGGCGACCTCGAGGCCGGCCTCGTCCAGCTCCCCATCGACGACCGCGGGCTGTGGGTCAGCCGCCCGCTCCTCACCGACACGGTCGTCTACGTCAGCGCCGACCCGGAGCGGACGGCCGCCCCGGTCGACGTCGAGCAGCTGAGCCGGCGCCGGCTGATCCTGTCCGAGGCGCGCTGGACCCAGGACGACCCGCTGCGGCGCAGCCTCACCGAGCGCGCCCAGAGGGCGGGGGTGACGCTGCACGCCTCGGTCGAGGTCGAGTTCCAGACCGCGGCGGTCGAGCTGGCCGCGTACGGGGTCGGGGACTCGCTCGTGTCGTTCCTGGTCACGGGTTGGTCCGGCTTCCCCGCCGCGCTGCACTGGGCGCACCTCGATCCCGTCTTCGAGGAGCACTTCGCGTTCGTCACGCGCCCGGGCGGTTCGCTGAGCCCGGCGACGCGCGCCTTCATGGACCTCGCCGAGCAGCACATCCGGGCGCTGCAGGACCGGGCGGATGTGGGGCGTTCGGCCTGA
- a CDS encoding DUF6197 family protein yields the protein MTTSQRVRPAEALRAAWSRVRAALPVAAPPTYAEPQDDPRVAWQRRLDRVRAALEQGRADLVEHGWTQRAWFSVAADGGAVRNASPAEAFDLVRPTSPVSGACLVGALLRRAEDPDRATTHDDVWGAVDELYEALHERMGHFSSPPGRVDTLARRHGKLQVLTAWNDDPTTRRDDVLDLLDRAVSRTLVGACNAS from the coding sequence GTGACGACGAGCCAGCGGGTGCGACCGGCCGAGGCCTTGCGCGCGGCGTGGTCGCGGGTGCGTGCGGCGCTCCCCGTGGCCGCACCGCCCACGTACGCCGAGCCCCAGGACGACCCGCGGGTCGCGTGGCAGCGTCGGCTGGACCGCGTTCGCGCCGCCCTCGAGCAGGGACGCGCCGACCTCGTCGAGCACGGCTGGACGCAGCGGGCGTGGTTCAGCGTGGCGGCCGACGGTGGTGCCGTGCGCAACGCCTCGCCGGCCGAGGCCTTCGACCTGGTCCGCCCGACCAGCCCGGTCTCGGGCGCCTGCCTCGTCGGCGCCCTGCTCCGCCGGGCCGAGGACCCCGACCGGGCCACGACCCACGACGACGTGTGGGGCGCGGTCGACGAGCTCTACGAGGCGCTGCACGAGCGGATGGGCCACTTCTCCTCCCCGCCCGGGCGCGTCGACACCCTCGCCCGCCGCCACGGCAAGCTGCAGGTCCTCACCGCCTGGAACGACGACCCCACCACGAGGCGCGACGACGTCCTCGACCTTCTCGACCGCGCCGTGAGCCGCACCCTGGTCGGCGCCTGCAACGCTTCCTGA
- a CDS encoding HAD family acid phosphatase yields MPRPRPSVLVAGLATALLGALVAPPAGAQPVAPSTSSTTVDVAARSSAAKATLAPRTHFTMKPDGSSGRTQGGEGIPNVDSVKKTIATYYGDPGTGIASKTTSPYISEMRSIVRAQDASLQKRYDQAKRRHEKPALVFDTDDTTLFTYDMEVSAMHFTFDPAIQQQWIDDQRFAATPAMVDYVNRAAKIGYRIIGLTGRSASQEELTLANLRKVGYTAFTADDFYTKWQGTKPSYIRCVDVKACTTVEYKAGTRRYLERKKGLTIVANYGDQWSDLQGGYADHTVKLPNPTYYLPSANLPGVKEKKLAPRTHFTMAPDGSSGQYVGGEGIPNVDSVKKTIAVYYGDPGIGIASKTRSPYISELTKIADQQRRALKARYRAAVARGEKPALVFDSDDTTLFTYDMEVHDMHFTFDPVLQDEWVQDQRFPATPAMVSYVKAAQKAGFTIFGLTGRNDGQKAATIANLAKVGYPADAFVADRFFTKPKSGQPYPAWVSGCVGGSTCTTIEYKSKTRAHIEDDLGYTVVATFGDQYSDLLGGYADRAVKLPNPTYYLP; encoded by the coding sequence GTGCCCCGTCCTCGTCCCTCGGTGCTCGTCGCCGGCCTCGCCACCGCCCTGCTCGGGGCGCTCGTCGCTCCGCCGGCCGGCGCCCAGCCCGTCGCCCCTTCCACGTCGAGCACCACGGTCGACGTGGCCGCGCGCTCGAGCGCCGCGAAGGCGACCCTCGCGCCGCGCACGCACTTCACGATGAAGCCGGACGGCTCGAGCGGTCGCACCCAGGGCGGCGAGGGCATCCCGAACGTCGACTCGGTCAAGAAGACGATCGCCACCTACTACGGCGACCCGGGCACGGGCATCGCGAGCAAGACCACCTCGCCCTACATCTCCGAGATGCGCTCCATCGTGCGAGCCCAGGACGCGTCGCTGCAGAAGCGCTACGACCAGGCCAAGCGGCGGCACGAGAAGCCCGCGCTCGTGTTCGACACCGACGACACGACGCTCTTCACCTACGACATGGAGGTGAGTGCCATGCACTTCACCTTCGACCCGGCGATCCAGCAGCAGTGGATCGACGACCAGCGCTTCGCGGCGACCCCGGCGATGGTCGACTACGTCAACCGCGCGGCCAAGATCGGCTACCGGATCATCGGCCTGACCGGCCGCTCGGCGAGCCAGGAGGAGCTCACCCTGGCCAACCTCCGCAAGGTCGGCTACACCGCCTTCACCGCCGACGACTTCTACACCAAGTGGCAGGGCACCAAGCCCTCGTACATCCGCTGCGTCGACGTGAAGGCGTGCACCACGGTCGAGTACAAGGCCGGCACCCGCCGCTACCTCGAGCGCAAGAAGGGCCTCACGATCGTCGCCAACTACGGCGACCAGTGGAGCGACCTGCAGGGCGGCTACGCCGACCACACGGTCAAGCTGCCCAACCCGACCTACTACCTGCCGTCGGCGAACCTGCCCGGCGTCAAGGAGAAGAAGCTCGCCCCCCGCACGCACTTCACGATGGCGCCCGACGGCTCGAGCGGCCAGTACGTCGGCGGCGAGGGCATCCCGAACGTCGACTCGGTCAAGAAGACGATCGCCGTCTACTACGGCGACCCCGGCATCGGCATCGCCAGCAAGACCCGCTCGCCCTACATCAGCGAGCTGACGAAGATCGCCGACCAGCAGCGCCGCGCGCTCAAGGCGCGCTACCGGGCGGCCGTGGCGCGCGGTGAGAAGCCCGCCCTCGTCTTCGACTCCGACGACACGACGCTGTTCACCTACGACATGGAGGTGCACGACATGCACTTCACGTTCGACCCGGTGCTGCAGGACGAGTGGGTGCAGGACCAGCGCTTCCCGGCCACGCCGGCGATGGTGTCGTACGTGAAGGCGGCGCAGAAGGCGGGCTTCACGATCTTCGGGCTGACCGGGCGCAACGACGGCCAGAAGGCCGCGACGATCGCCAACCTGGCCAAGGTGGGCTACCCCGCCGACGCGTTCGTCGCCGACCGCTTCTTCACCAAGCCGAAGAGCGGCCAGCCCTACCCCGCGTGGGTGAGCGGCTGCGTCGGCGGCTCCACGTGCACGACGATCGAGTACAAGTCGAAGACGCGGGCCCACATCGAGGACGACCTCGGCTACACGGTCGTCGCGACCTTCGGCGACCAGTACTCCGACCTGCTCGGCGGGTACGCCGACCGCGCGGTCAAGCTGCCCAACCCGACCTACTACCTCCCCTGA
- a CDS encoding 2'-5' RNA ligase family protein, which yields MTLALPDDLQGELDALRREWFPAGRTVIGAHLTLFHAVPGEHEGEVRSYLAEAAGEGPVPLRVDRVMSLGRGAAYGVASPALARLHGRLQEAWSPWLTRQDQQRLRAHVTLQNKVDPAVARRTVEALEAEFRPVDVDAVGLDLWRYEGGPWAHLQRFAF from the coding sequence GTGACGCTCGCCCTGCCCGACGACCTGCAGGGCGAGCTCGACGCGCTGCGTCGGGAGTGGTTCCCGGCGGGACGGACGGTGATCGGGGCGCACCTGACGCTCTTCCACGCCGTGCCCGGGGAGCACGAGGGCGAGGTCCGCTCCTACCTCGCCGAGGCGGCGGGTGAGGGTCCCGTGCCGCTGCGCGTCGACCGGGTGATGAGCCTGGGCCGCGGCGCGGCGTACGGGGTGGCCAGCCCTGCGCTCGCCCGCCTGCACGGGCGTCTCCAGGAGGCCTGGTCCCCGTGGCTCACGCGCCAGGACCAGCAGCGGCTGCGGGCGCACGTCACGCTGCAGAACAAGGTCGACCCCGCGGTCGCCCGCCGCACGGTCGAGGCGCTGGAGGCGGAGTTCCGGCCGGTCGACGTCGACGCGGTCGGGCTCGACCTGTGGCGCTACGAGGGCGGGCCCTGGGCGCACCTCCAGCGATTCGCCTTCTGA
- a CDS encoding ABC transporter substrate-binding protein, which produces MTIKRSLAALGLTITTLVLAACGGGSADPLASSAPPSASAGGTNTPIVVGSADFTESQVLGEIYAQALTAKGLQASTKPNIGSREVYLKALQDSSIQIVPEYTGNLLLYVDQNATATTQEELADALPSALPSGLKIGEISAAADQDVYVVTKEFSAQNNLTSLADLKNFSQDMVLGGPSTLETRAYGVPGLKGVYGATLKQFKPYESSAVRAKDLNDGKIQLGEFFTTESVIADNGYVALADPQSMILPQNVVPLMQGAVADNAQVKAALDPVQAALTTDDLTALNKQVDVDKMDPNQVAASWLKSKGLA; this is translated from the coding sequence ATGACCATCAAGCGCTCGCTGGCCGCTCTCGGCCTCACCATCACGACGCTCGTCCTGGCCGCCTGCGGCGGCGGCAGCGCCGACCCGCTCGCCAGCTCGGCACCCCCGTCCGCCTCCGCCGGCGGCACCAACACCCCGATCGTCGTCGGGTCCGCGGACTTCACCGAGTCGCAGGTCCTCGGCGAGATCTACGCCCAGGCGCTCACGGCCAAGGGCCTGCAGGCGAGCACCAAGCCGAACATCGGCTCCCGCGAGGTCTACCTCAAGGCCCTGCAGGACTCCTCGATCCAGATCGTGCCCGAGTACACCGGCAACCTGCTGCTCTACGTCGACCAGAACGCGACCGCGACGACCCAGGAGGAGCTGGCGGACGCGCTCCCGAGCGCCCTCCCGTCCGGCCTCAAGATCGGTGAGATCTCGGCGGCCGCGGACCAGGACGTCTACGTGGTCACCAAGGAGTTCTCCGCGCAGAACAACCTCACGTCGCTCGCCGACCTCAAGAACTTCTCCCAGGACATGGTCCTCGGTGGACCGTCGACCCTCGAGACGCGGGCCTACGGCGTGCCCGGGCTGAAGGGCGTCTACGGCGCCACGCTCAAGCAGTTCAAGCCGTACGAGTCGAGCGCGGTGCGTGCCAAGGACCTCAACGACGGCAAGATCCAGCTCGGCGAGTTCTTCACCACGGAGAGCGTCATCGCCGACAACGGCTACGTCGCCCTCGCCGACCCGCAGTCGATGATCCTGCCGCAGAACGTCGTGCCCCTGATGCAGGGCGCTGTCGCCGACAACGCCCAGGTGAAGGCCGCGCTCGACCCGGTGCAGGCCGCGCTCACGACGGACGACCTGACCGCGCTCAACAAGCAGGTGGACGTCGACAAGATGGACCCGAACCAGGTGGCAGCCTCCTGGCTCAAGAGCAAGGGCCTCGCCTGA
- a CDS encoding ABC transporter permease subunit — MSYFSFLLDASRWGGSGGIGQLLLQHLLYTVAAVAIGAVIAIPLGVLIGHTGRGGFLVIGLSNAARAIPSIGFLVLVVLLLGTGSGKVVLVLAVLALPAVLTATAAGVAGADADAVYAARALGMTGGQVVARIEWPLALPLVVSGLRSATLQVVATATVAAYAAGGGLGRLLISGQLNRDYSQMFAGAVLIAALAIVLDLLIGSLGRLLSRRVRRAPATPSAAPA, encoded by the coding sequence GTGAGCTACTTCTCCTTCCTCCTCGACGCGAGCCGCTGGGGCGGCTCCGGCGGCATCGGGCAGCTGCTCCTGCAGCACCTCCTGTACACGGTCGCGGCCGTCGCCATCGGCGCGGTCATCGCCATCCCGCTCGGCGTCCTCATCGGGCACACCGGGAGGGGCGGCTTCCTCGTCATCGGCCTGAGCAACGCGGCCCGCGCCATCCCGTCGATCGGCTTCCTCGTGCTCGTCGTGCTGCTGCTAGGCACCGGCTCGGGCAAGGTCGTCCTCGTCCTCGCGGTGCTCGCGCTGCCGGCCGTGCTGACCGCGACGGCCGCCGGCGTCGCGGGAGCCGACGCCGACGCCGTGTACGCCGCGAGGGCGCTGGGCATGACGGGAGGACAGGTCGTCGCCCGCATCGAGTGGCCGCTGGCTCTCCCGCTGGTCGTGTCCGGGCTCCGCAGCGCCACGCTCCAGGTGGTGGCGACCGCGACCGTCGCCGCGTACGCCGCCGGTGGCGGTCTCGGGCGGCTGCTGATCAGCGGGCAGCTCAACCGCGACTACTCCCAGATGTTCGCGGGGGCGGTCCTGATCGCCGCGCTGGCGATCGTGCTCGACCTGCTGATCGGAAGCCTCGGGCGGCTGCTGTCCCGCCGCGTGCGGCGCGCACCCGCCACCCCCTCTGCTGCACCCGCCTAA
- a CDS encoding ABC transporter permease — translation MNLDWSWITRNLSMIGSLTAQHAVLSVLPVLAALVVSIPLGFLVYRTGRAANVILAVLGVVYSIPSLALFVALPLVLGTGILDPVNIAVALAIYSVALLVRSVVDGLRSVPSAVKQSAEAVGFGWFQRLVRVELPLAMPVVFAGLRVVSVSNIALVSVAVVVGGGALGQLFSIGLARYFYTPVIVGLVLTLLLALVVDAIILLIQRGALPWARRRVA, via the coding sequence ATGAACCTCGACTGGAGCTGGATCACCCGCAACCTGAGCATGATCGGCAGCCTGACGGCGCAGCACGCGGTGCTGTCCGTCCTGCCCGTCCTCGCCGCGCTGGTCGTCTCGATCCCCCTGGGCTTCCTCGTCTACCGGACCGGCCGGGCGGCCAACGTCATCCTGGCCGTGCTCGGGGTCGTCTACTCCATCCCCTCGCTCGCCCTGTTCGTCGCGCTGCCGCTCGTGCTCGGGACGGGCATCCTCGACCCGGTGAACATCGCCGTGGCCCTCGCGATCTACTCCGTCGCGCTCCTGGTGCGCAGCGTGGTCGACGGGCTGCGCTCGGTCCCGTCGGCGGTGAAGCAGTCGGCCGAGGCGGTCGGCTTCGGGTGGTTCCAGCGGCTGGTGCGCGTGGAGCTGCCGCTGGCCATGCCGGTCGTGTTCGCCGGGCTGCGGGTGGTGAGCGTCTCGAACATCGCGCTGGTCAGCGTGGCCGTCGTCGTCGGCGGCGGTGCGCTCGGACAGCTCTTCAGCATCGGCCTCGCGCGCTACTTCTACACGCCGGTGATCGTGGGGCTCGTCCTGACGCTCCTGCTGGCGCTCGTCGTCGACGCGATCATCCTGCTGATCCAGCGAGGGGCCCTGCCCTGGGCGAGGAGGCGGGTCGCGTGA
- a CDS encoding ATP-binding cassette domain-containing protein → MIEFESVSKTFSGGTHAVQDLSLSIPSDQITVIVGPSGCGKTTTLRMINRMLEPSSGRIVWDGKPLKSQRKTTLRRQMGYVIQSGGLFPHRTIVENIGTVPGLLGWDRTKTRKRSMELLANVGLDRGMAERYPAQLSGGQQQRVGVARALAADPLVMLMDEPFSAVDPVVRTELHEFFLSLQRQISKTIVLITHDIDEAIKLGDQVAILRVGGRLAQVGPPQQLLDEPADAFVEGFVGRDRGYRSLSFLPADGLRLGEVAVVREAASSGHQGPTLVLDGDARPVGWVDEERAGLVHPIGGTFVREADTLRAALDSALTSPYAIAVAVEPDTGRYAGVVTADEILDQVRDRRSGSPESITVEAAEAREQQSAEAQTAVTTAYAQLDDSGDPVADQPERDEAAGEPDQVDTAGATTEVPSTEQQLAPGGATAAGLGEPGTVARDAGTDEAGETRPERQPAEEQPAEARPTEDDQPTAVREAVTDEPGGPEEQPRQSGLYRTPRSLPHEEGPRG, encoded by the coding sequence GTGATCGAGTTCGAGTCCGTGAGCAAGACGTTCTCGGGGGGCACGCACGCCGTCCAGGACCTGAGCCTGAGCATCCCGTCGGACCAGATCACCGTGATCGTCGGCCCCTCGGGTTGCGGCAAGACCACCACGCTCCGCATGATCAACCGCATGCTCGAGCCGTCCAGCGGCCGCATCGTGTGGGACGGCAAGCCGCTCAAGAGCCAGCGCAAGACGACGCTGCGCCGCCAGATGGGCTACGTGATCCAGAGCGGCGGGCTCTTCCCGCACCGCACCATCGTCGAGAACATCGGGACCGTCCCCGGCCTGCTCGGCTGGGACCGCACCAAGACCCGCAAGCGCTCGATGGAGCTGCTGGCCAACGTCGGCCTCGACCGGGGCATGGCCGAGCGCTACCCCGCGCAGCTCTCCGGCGGCCAGCAGCAGCGCGTGGGCGTCGCCCGGGCGCTGGCCGCCGACCCGCTGGTCATGCTCATGGACGAGCCCTTCTCCGCGGTCGACCCGGTCGTGCGCACCGAGCTCCACGAGTTCTTCCTGTCGCTGCAGCGACAGATCAGCAAGACGATCGTCCTGATCACGCACGACATCGACGAGGCGATCAAGCTCGGCGACCAGGTGGCGATCCTGCGCGTCGGCGGCCGGCTGGCCCAGGTCGGCCCGCCGCAGCAGCTGCTCGACGAGCCGGCCGACGCCTTCGTCGAAGGGTTCGTCGGGCGCGACCGCGGCTACCGCTCGCTGTCGTTCCTGCCCGCCGACGGCCTGCGGCTGGGCGAGGTCGCGGTGGTCCGCGAGGCCGCGTCGAGCGGTCACCAGGGCCCGACGCTCGTGCTCGACGGCGACGCCCGACCCGTCGGCTGGGTCGACGAGGAGCGGGCCGGCCTCGTGCACCCGATCGGCGGCACGTTCGTGCGCGAGGCCGACACGCTCCGGGCCGCGCTCGACTCCGCGCTCACCTCGCCGTACGCGATCGCGGTGGCCGTCGAGCCCGACACCGGCCGCTACGCCGGCGTCGTGACCGCGGACGAGATCCTCGACCAGGTCCGCGACCGCCGCAGCGGCAGCCCCGAGTCGATCACGGTCGAGGCCGCCGAGGCCCGTGAGCAGCAGTCAGCCGAGGCGCAGACGGCCGTCACGACGGCGTACGCCCAGCTCGACGACAGCGGTGACCCGGTAGCGGACCAGCCCGAGCGCGACGAGGCGGCCGGCGAGCCCGACCAGGTCGACACGGCCGGGGCGACGACCGAGGTGCCTTCGACCGAGCAGCAGCTCGCCCCGGGTGGGGCGACCGCGGCCGGTCTCGGCGAGCCCGGAACCGTCGCGCGCGACGCCGGGACGGACGAGGCGGGGGAGACGAGGCCCGAGAGGCAGCCCGCCGAGGAGCAGCCCGCCGAGGCGCGGCCGACCGAGGACGACCAGCCGACGGCGGTCCGCGAGGCCGTCACCGACGAGCCGGGTGGGCCGGAGGAGCAGCCCCGCCAGTCCGGGCTGTACCGGACCCCGCGCTCCCTCCCGCACGAGGAGGGCCCGCGCGGATGA